A segment of the bacterium genome:
CACCCGGGGGCGGCGCAGCGGCGGCTGCTCTTGAGCACCGGGATCCTCGCCTGCGCCGCGCTGTTCGCCGTCAACAAGCTCGCAGGCGCGCAGCCCACCGCGCTCGCGACCCAGAAGGGTCTCCTGTTCCTCGGCGTGTCGTTCCTGACGCTGAAGATCGCCGGGGCGCTGATCGACGCCGCCCGCGGCGTCGTGTCCGGCATCGCCGCGGGCGAGGTGGCGGCATGGTTGGTCTTTCTTCCCACCTACCCGAGCGGACCGATCGAGGCGTTCGGGCACTTCCGAGTCCAGACGCCCGACTACGACCTGGCGCGGGTGCTCGGCGGCCTCGAGCGCATCCTCTTCGGCCTCGTCAAGGCGCTGCTGATCGCCTCCTACCTGGCCCGCTGGACGGACCCGGTGCTCGCGGCTCCGCCCCAGCAGTCGCCCGCCGCCCTCTTTCTGGCGCTGATCGCCAATGCGCTGCGCCTCTATTTCGATCTCGCCGGCTATACCGACATCGCGATCGGGCTGAGCGCCATGTACGGCTACGAGATCCAGGAGAACTTCGACCGGCCCTGGGCCCGCCGCAACCTCGCGCAATTCTGGGCGCACTGGCACATGACGCTCACCGGCTGGCTGCGCTATTACGTGTTCACCCCGATCTCGCGCGGTCTCATGCGCCGCGTCCGCGGCCACGACCGCCTGGCGCTCGCGATCGGCCAGCTCGCGACCATGCTCCTGATCGGCCTGTGGCACGGATTCGGATGGAATTTCATCGTCTTCGGGCTCGTGCACGGCGCCGGGCTCATCTGGGTCACGGTTCTGGCGCGTGACGTTGGCCGCCGACTTCCCGCCCGGCTCGTCACGTGGTGGCGTCGCCACCCCGCGGCCACCACGCTCAGCACGGCGATCACCGTTGGCTTCTTCAGCGTCTCCACCGTCTTCGTCACGGCGGATCTGCAGACGGCGCTGGTCATCCTGGCGCGATTGCTCGGACGATGACCACCGCCATCGTCGTCCTCAACTGGAACCAGCGAGAGGCCACCCTCGCCTGTCTCGACAGCCTGGCGCAGGCCGACCTGCAGGGGGCGGAGCTGTTCGTCGTCGACAACGGCTCGCGCGACGGCTCGCGCGAGGCGCTGCGCGCCCGCCTGCCGGCGGAGCGGCTGATCGCCCTGGCGGAGAACCGCGGCTACGCCGGCGGCAACAATGCCGGCCTGCGCGCCGCGCTCGACGCCGGCGCCGAGCGCATCCTGCTGCTCAACAACGACACCACCGTCTCGCCCGACTTCCTGCTGCCGCTGCACTGGGCGCTCGACGGCGTGCCGCGCGCCGCGGCGGTGTGCAGCGCGATCCATCGCGCCGATCGGCCGGAGATGCTCGACGTGGCGTATTCCGAGGTCCGCTTCGGCGAGCGCGACGCGGTCAAGCTGCGCGGCGTCAACTGCCTGCCCGGCTCGGGATTCGGGCAGCGGGTCGAGATCGAGGTGGCGGTCGGCTGCAGCGTCCTCTTCCGCGCCGCGGCGCTGCGCGAGGTCGGGCTGTTCGACGAAGCCTACTTCGCCTACCACGAGGACGTCGACTGGTGCCTGCGCGCCCGCCGGCTCGGCTGGACGCTGCTCTACGAGCCCTACTCGCGCGTCTTCCACCGCGGCTCGGGCAGCACCGCCGGCCTGGTGGCGCGGCCGGCGGCGACCGCGCTGGCGCATCCCGACCTGCCGAACGCCGAGCCGCTGCCGTTCAATCCCGTGCGCGCCTACCTCGGCGCCCGCAACCTGGTGCGACTGATGCGGGCGCACGCGACGCCGGCGCAGCGCCGCGCCTTCGCGCTCGCCTGCCTGCGCGAGATCCCGCTCGAGTACCTGGCGATGGTCTACGACCGCGAGGGCTGGCTCCGCCTCGGCCGCTTCGGCTGGCGCGACGCCGCGCGCCTGGCCCTGCGCGAGCGGCCCGGGCTGCCGGCCCGCATCCGCGACGCGCACCGCAGCGGCCGCGCCGCGCAGCTCGCGGCCTACCTGCGCGGTCTGCGCGACGGCTGGCGCGACCGGCCGCTGCCGCTGCGCGAGCTGGGGCTGCGGTAGAGCTGGACGGCGCGCTGCCGCCGCGCTTTGCCTAACCCAGTCGCCGACGGTAGCAACCGTATGGTGTCCCCCGCCGCGCCGCCGCAGCCGCCCCCCACCGAGGGCTACCGGCCGCATCTCGACGGCGTGCGTGCCCTGGCGGTGTATCTGGTCGTCCTCTTCCACGGCGGCAGCACGCACTTCACCGGCGGCTTCGTCGGCGTCGACGTGTTCTTCGTCCTGTCCGGCTACCTGGTGACGCAACTGCTCTGGCGCGACATCGACGCGGTCGGCGCGATCCGCCTGGCTCGCTTCTACGCTCGGCGGGTGCGCCGCATCCTGCCGGCGGCGCTCGTCGCGCTGACGGCGACGGCGGCGCTGTACGTGGCCATCGCCTCGCCATCGGACGTGGCGGCCGCGGTCGGCGGCTTCAAGGCCGCGTTCCTGTTCGTCGCCAATTGGTTCTTCATCGCGCGTTCGACCGCCTACTTCGGCGGCGACATCGAACGGAACCCGGTCCTGCACTTCTGGTCGCTGGCGGTCGAGGAGCAGTTCTATCTGCTGTGGCCGCTCGTCCTCGGCGGCCTCGTCGCCGTCGGCCGGTGGCGCGGCGCGCCGCCGCTGCCGCTGGTCCGCCGGGCGGTGGGCGCCGGCGCCATCGGCTCGCTGCTGCTCGCGCTCGCCCTGCGCGCCGACCATCCCGAGCACGCCTATTACGGCACCGACGCGCGCGCCTATCAGCTCCTCGCCGGCGCGCTGCTCGCCCTCGCCCCGGGGGTGATTCAGGGGCTGGGGCGGGTGCCGCGGGCGGCGCGCCTGCTGGCGGCCCTGAGCGTCGCCGGGTTCGTCGCGCTGGCGTCCTCGCTGGTCGCGCTCGATCCCATCGTCCGCGGCGCCGCCGTCGCGGGACTCACCTGGGTGGCGATCGCCGCCCTCGAAGCGGCGCCCGGCGGCCCGGCGCGACGCCTGCTCTCGATCCCGCCGATCGTCTACCTCGGGCGCATCTCGTACGGCACATACATCTGGCACTGGCCGGTGGTGCTGGTGCTCACGGTGGTCGCCTCGCTCGACGGCGCGGCCTTGATGGCGCTCACCGCCGTCATCGCCAGCGCCCTCGCGTCGCTCAGCTTCCAGATGCTCGAGAACCCGCTCCGCCAGTGGCCGCTGCTCGACCGCCGGCCGCGCACCGTGATCGCCGCCGGGCTGTGCGCCAGCGGCGCGGCGGCGTTGGCGCTGATGCCGGCGATCGTCGATCCGGCGGCCGCGTCGCTGCGCGCGATGCGCGCCGGCGGCACGCCGATTCCCGCCAACCTCGATTTCGCCGCGGCGAGCTTCACCAGGCTGCCCCCGCCGCCGGATTGCGCCGGCGGTCCGGCGAGCGACTGCACGATCGTGCACGGCAGTGGCCCGCACGTGCTGCTGCTCGGCGACAGCCACGCGCGCATGCTGATCCCGACCTTTCGGGCCATCGCGGAGCGCGAGAACCTGACGCTCTCGGTGGTGGCGCGCGGCGGGTGTCCCTGGCAGCGCCATCTCTACGGGCGGCCGCGCGACCCGGGGTGCCGGACGCTGAAAGAGGATGCCTACACCCGCCTCATCCCGGAGCTGAAGCCGGACCTGATCGTCGCCATCAACCTCGGATACGAGGATCCGCACTTCGAGCAGTTCGGCACCGCCGGCGAGGACGGCGTCCTGATCTGGCGCGGCACGCCCGCGTTCGACCGCCTGTGGCGCGACGCGACCCTGGCGTCGGCCGCCGAGCTCGAACCGATGGCCACCGAGGGCCTCGTCATCGTCGAGCCGATTCCGGTCGCGCAACCCAGCGCCAATCCGACCGCCTGCCTGGTGCACGCCCGCTTCCTCGAGGACTGTCGCTACCTCGCCTCGCTGAAGCCGAGCAGCCTGGAGCGGCTCTATCGCGAGATCGCCGCGGCGAACCCGCGCATCTGGTCGGCGGATTTCGACCGCCTGGTCTGCCCGTGGTGGCCGGTGTGCGATCCGGTGGTCAGCGACCGCATCGTCAAGGTCGATGCGCACCACCTGACCGCGGGCTATGCCGCCTACATCGCCCCCCGCGTCGAGGACTACCTGCGCGCCAACCATCTCATTCCCGCGCTCGGCTCGCCGCGCGAGCCCCTCGCCGCCGCCAGCCAGCCGTGACGCGTCGGCGGCGCGCGTGCGGGCGCCAGCGCCTTCCAGTGCCCGGCATTTCGCCGTGCGTGCCGTCGGGCAAACGCTGACGATGTGGCCGCTGGGCGCGGGCCGCGCGACCGCGCGACGCGGTCGCCTGCATCCATCGCCCGCTGGCCCCGCCGCGCCGCGCCGGCCGCGCCCGGGCGCGGCCCTCCAGCGCGTGGCGTTTCGGCAGGCGCGATGTTAGGCGAACGGTTCACCATGCGGCCGCCGGATCTCGATGAGCTCAGGGACGACCTGATCAATTTCCGCGCCGAGCTCGAGGAGCCGGGCGTGCGCGAGGAGCTGATCCGCACCGGGCTGCCGCGACTGCTGGCGACCCTGGAGATGATCCCCGACGAGGCGGCGACCGGCGACCTGCTGGAGCTCGGCTCGAGCCCGTACTTCCTCAGCCTCTGCCTGCACCGCCTCTGCCGCGGCCGGGTGGCGCACGGCAACTACTTCGGCACCACGGCGCGCCACGGCAGCGACCGCCTGGTGCACCAGCGCACCGGCGAGGCGATCGACTTCGCCTTCGAGCTGTTCAACATCGAGAGCGACGACTTCCCCTACCCCGACGCGTCGTTCGACGTGGTCGTCTTCTCG
Coding sequences within it:
- a CDS encoding glycosyltransferase family 2 protein, whose amino-acid sequence is MTTAIVVLNWNQREATLACLDSLAQADLQGAELFVVDNGSRDGSREALRARLPAERLIALAENRGYAGGNNAGLRAALDAGAERILLLNNDTTVSPDFLLPLHWALDGVPRAAAVCSAIHRADRPEMLDVAYSEVRFGERDAVKLRGVNCLPGSGFGQRVEIEVAVGCSVLFRAAALREVGLFDEAYFAYHEDVDWCLRARRLGWTLLYEPYSRVFHRGSGSTAGLVARPAATALAHPDLPNAEPLPFNPVRAYLGARNLVRLMRAHATPAQRRAFALACLREIPLEYLAMVYDREGWLRLGRFGWRDAARLALRERPGLPARIRDAHRSGRAAQLAAYLRGLRDGWRDRPLPLRELGLR
- a CDS encoding acyltransferase → MSPAAPPQPPPTEGYRPHLDGVRALAVYLVVLFHGGSTHFTGGFVGVDVFFVLSGYLVTQLLWRDIDAVGAIRLARFYARRVRRILPAALVALTATAALYVAIASPSDVAAAVGGFKAAFLFVANWFFIARSTAYFGGDIERNPVLHFWSLAVEEQFYLLWPLVLGGLVAVGRWRGAPPLPLVRRAVGAGAIGSLLLALALRADHPEHAYYGTDARAYQLLAGALLALAPGVIQGLGRVPRAARLLAALSVAGFVALASSLVALDPIVRGAAVAGLTWVAIAALEAAPGGPARRLLSIPPIVYLGRISYGTYIWHWPVVLVLTVVASLDGAALMALTAVIASALASLSFQMLENPLRQWPLLDRRPRTVIAAGLCASGAAALALMPAIVDPAAASLRAMRAGGTPIPANLDFAAASFTRLPPPPDCAGGPASDCTIVHGSGPHVLLLGDSHARMLIPTFRAIAERENLTLSVVARGGCPWQRHLYGRPRDPGCRTLKEDAYTRLIPELKPDLIVAINLGYEDPHFEQFGTAGEDGVLIWRGTPAFDRLWRDATLASAAELEPMATEGLVIVEPIPVAQPSANPTACLVHARFLEDCRYLASLKPSSLERLYREIAAANPRIWSADFDRLVCPWWPVCDPVVSDRIVKVDAHHLTAGYAAYIAPRVEDYLRANHLIPALGSPREPLAAASQP